CTGGGTGCTCAGCGTTGACGAGGGAAAACAGGCTGGGCAAACATGAGGCGCGGATGCGCAGCCGGCAGTTGAACATTTCCTGAATCACGCTGCGCTGATAAAAGTTCGATAACTCATTACAGACGCCGATCCGCGGTGTTGTGAGTGAGGGGCAGACTCACCAGGCCCGCGGCTCGGCGTTTTTCTATTGGCCGCGCATCTGCGGCACTAATGAAGTTCCCACTTCCAGCGAGTAAGATGCGCACTTGAAATTGAGTGCCTCATCCTGGAATTTCCACCATGACCCGTTCCGATTCACGACTGGCTGTCTACACCGGTTCGTTCGACCCGCTGACGCTGGGGCACATGAACGTGATTCGCCGCGCGGCGCGGCTGGTCGACACGCTGGTGGTTGGCATTGGCGTGAACGCCGAGAAGAAGTCTCTCTTCACCCCCGAAGAACGAGTGGAACTGGTGGGGCGCGTGACGCACTCGCTGGGGAACGTGGTGGTGAAGGCGTTCTCGAATCTGGCCGTGGAATTTGTGCGCGAGTGCGGGTCACGGGTGATGGTTCGCGGCGTGCGTCCGCTCACCGACCTGGCCGGCGAGTTCACCATGATGATGGCCAACAAGCATCTCGATCCTGCGATCGAAACCGTCTTTCTAATGGCCGACGAAGAATTTGCCCACGTTAGCAGTACGCTGATCAAGCAGATCACGCCCCTCGCGAATGACGAAATGCTCGGCCGCTTTGTCCCGCCAGAGCTAATTCCCGCGCTCCGCGCCAAACTAGCGAAGCGATAGTCGAAAGCGGTCTCGCTGGCCCGCTGCTTACAGCATCGCCTGCAGTCGTTCGTAGGCTTCGAGGCGCCGCTCGTGTACGTCTTGATAGAGTTCGACGTATTCGAGCGCGCTCTTGCGCCACGACCAATCCTGCTTCATGCCGGTTTCGACAATCTGCTGCCACTTCTCGGGCTGATGATGATAGGCATTGAGCGCCCGGCCGAGCGCAACTTCCATATCATGCGTGGAGTAATTGTCGAACGAGAACCCTGTGGCTCGCTGCTGCCAGAGGTTTTCGTCGTTGGCATCGGCGACGGTGTCTTTCAGGCCGCCCGTGGCTCGCACCACGGGAACGGTGCCGTACTTCAAGCTGTAAAGCTGATTGAGTCCGCACGGTTCGTACCGGCTGGGCATCAGAAAGATGTCACTACCGGCTTCGATGCGGTGCGACATTCCTTCATTGAAGTCGAGACGCAGGCCAACGCGGTGTGGATATTCGCGGGCGAGTTGCGCGAGGATGTCGTGGTACTGCATCTCGCCAGTACCCAGGATCGCCCATTGCAC
Above is a window of Anatilimnocola aggregata DNA encoding:
- the coaD gene encoding pantetheine-phosphate adenylyltransferase, whose translation is MTRSDSRLAVYTGSFDPLTLGHMNVIRRAARLVDTLVVGIGVNAEKKSLFTPEERVELVGRVTHSLGNVVVKAFSNLAVEFVRECGSRVMVRGVRPLTDLAGEFTMMMANKHLDPAIETVFLMADEEFAHVSSTLIKQITPLANDEMLGRFVPPELIPALRAKLAKR